The proteins below come from a single Melospiza melodia melodia isolate bMelMel2 chromosome 12, bMelMel2.pri, whole genome shotgun sequence genomic window:
- the ZNF639 gene encoding zinc finger protein 639 isoform X2, whose product MNEHPKKRKRKTLHPSRYSDSSGASRYIDNSGIFSDHCYSVCSMRQPDINRGRFHSPVQSLDTDDDGSPVHAGSSHWSGAHSNAGMHCTDPKKKDKGKDKGTNNGMCRDLCDSPIFSDSPTEEEKPLDIQTVEISTTEVNAVEVHDIETQTVSPEKLEAEDLEEIPLETCKIFEKNQALNITAQQKWPLLRANSSGLYKCELCEFNSKYFSDLKQHMILKHKTCTDTHVCKVCKESFSSKVQLIEHVKLHEEDPYICKYCGYKTVIFENLSQHIADTHFNDHLYWCEQCDVQFSSSSELYLHFQEHSCDEQYLCQFCEHETNDPEDLHSHVVNEHACRLIELSDSYHSKERGQYSLINKITFDKCKNFFVCQVCGFRSRLHTNVNRHVAIEHTKIFPHVCDDCGKGFSGMLEYCKHLSSHLSEGIYLCQYCEYSTGQIEDLKTHLDFRHSADLPHKCTDCLMRFGNEKDLLSHLQIHETV is encoded by the exons ATGAACGAACATcctaaaaagaggaaaaggaagactCTGCATCCTTCTCGTTACTCAG ATTCTTCAGGTGCAAGCAGATACATAGACAACAGTGGGATTTTTTCTGACCACTGCTATAGTGTCTGTTCCATGAGACAGCCTGATATAAACAGAG GTAGATTCCACAGTCCTGTGCAGAGCCTGGACACGGATGATGACGGCAGCCCGGTGCACGCTGGGAGCTCTCACTGGAGCGGGGCACACTCAAATGCTGGCATGCACTGCACAGACCCTAAAAAGAAGGATAAAGGTAAAG ATAAAGGTACTAACAATGGAATGTGCAGGGACTTATGTGACTCACCTATATTCAGTGACAGCCCCACAGAAGAAGAGAAACCTCTAGATATCCAAACTGTAGAAATTTCTACAACAGAAGTGAATGCTGTAGAAGTTCACGATATAGAAACACAGACTGTGTCACCTGAGAAGCTGGAAGCTGAGGACCTTGAGGAAATCCCTCTGGAGACCTGTAAAATCTTTGAGAAGAACCAGGCTTTGAATATCACAGCTCAACAGAAATGGCCCTTGCTGAGAGCGAACAGCAGCGGCCTGTACAAGTGTGAGCTCTGTGAGTTCAACAGCAAGTACTTCTCTGACCTGAAGCAGCACATGATCCTGAAGCATAAGACATGTACAGACACTCACGTCTGTAAAGTTTGTAAGGAAAGTTTCTCCAGCAAAGTGCAGCTCATTGAGCACGTAAAACTCCACGAGGAGGATCCGTACATCTGTAAATACTGCGGTTACAAAACGGTGATTTTTGAGAACCTGAGTCAGCACATAGCAGACACTCACTTCAACGACCACCTGTACTGGTGTGAGCAGTGTGATGTGCAGTTCTCCTCCAGCAGCGAGCTGTACCTGCACTTCCAGGAGCACAGCTGTGACGAGCAGTACCTGTGCCAGTTCTGCGAGCACGAGACCAACGACCCCGAGGACCTGCACAGCCACGTGGTGAACGAGCACGCGTGCCGGCTCATCGAGCTGAGCGACAGCTACCACAGCAAGGAGCGGGGCCAGTACAGCCTCATCAACAAAATCACTTTTGACAAATGCAAAAACTTCTTTGTGTGCCAGGTGTGCGGCTTTAGGAGCAGGCTGCACACCAATGTCAACAGGCATGTAGCTATTGAGCACACCAAAATATTCCCTCATGTTTGTGATGACTGTGGGAAGGGGTTTTCAGGTATGTTGGAATATTGCAAGCACCTAAGCTCTCATTTATCTGAAGGGATTTATTTGTGTCAATACTGTGAATATTCAACAGGACAAATTgaggaccttaaaactcatttgGATTTCAGGCATTCAGCAGATTTGCCTCATAAATGTACTGATTGTTTAATGAGGTTTGGGAATGAAAAAGATCTTTTAAGTCATCTTCAGATACATGAGACGGTGTGA
- the ZNF639 gene encoding zinc finger protein 639 isoform X3 has translation MNEHPKKRKRKTLHPSRYSDSSGASRYIDNSGIFSDHCYSVCSMRQPDINRGRFHSPVQSLDTDDDGSPVHAGSSHWSGAHSNAGMHCTDPKKKDKDKGTNNGMCRDLCDSPIFSDSPTEEEKPLDIQTVEISTTEVNAVEVHDIETQTVSPEKLEAEDLEEIPLETCKIFEKNQALNITAQQKWPLLRANSSGLYKCELCEFNSKYFSDLKQHMILKHKTCTDTHVCKVCKESFSSKVQLIEHVKLHEEDPYICKYCGYKTVIFENLSQHIADTHFNDHLYWCEQCDVQFSSSSELYLHFQEHSCDEQYLCQFCEHETNDPEDLHSHVVNEHACRLIELSDSYHSKERGQYSLINKITFDKCKNFFVCQVCGFRSRLHTNVNRHVAIEHTKIFPHVCDDCGKGFSGMLEYCKHLSSHLSEGIYLCQYCEYSTGQIEDLKTHLDFRHSADLPHKCTDCLMRFGNEKDLLSHLQIHETV, from the exons ATGAACGAACATcctaaaaagaggaaaaggaagactCTGCATCCTTCTCGTTACTCAG ATTCTTCAGGTGCAAGCAGATACATAGACAACAGTGGGATTTTTTCTGACCACTGCTATAGTGTCTGTTCCATGAGACAGCCTGATATAAACAGAG GTAGATTCCACAGTCCTGTGCAGAGCCTGGACACGGATGATGACGGCAGCCCGGTGCACGCTGGGAGCTCTCACTGGAGCGGGGCACACTCAAATGCTGGCATGCACTGCACAGACCCTAAAAAGAAGGATAAAG ATAAAGGTACTAACAATGGAATGTGCAGGGACTTATGTGACTCACCTATATTCAGTGACAGCCCCACAGAAGAAGAGAAACCTCTAGATATCCAAACTGTAGAAATTTCTACAACAGAAGTGAATGCTGTAGAAGTTCACGATATAGAAACACAGACTGTGTCACCTGAGAAGCTGGAAGCTGAGGACCTTGAGGAAATCCCTCTGGAGACCTGTAAAATCTTTGAGAAGAACCAGGCTTTGAATATCACAGCTCAACAGAAATGGCCCTTGCTGAGAGCGAACAGCAGCGGCCTGTACAAGTGTGAGCTCTGTGAGTTCAACAGCAAGTACTTCTCTGACCTGAAGCAGCACATGATCCTGAAGCATAAGACATGTACAGACACTCACGTCTGTAAAGTTTGTAAGGAAAGTTTCTCCAGCAAAGTGCAGCTCATTGAGCACGTAAAACTCCACGAGGAGGATCCGTACATCTGTAAATACTGCGGTTACAAAACGGTGATTTTTGAGAACCTGAGTCAGCACATAGCAGACACTCACTTCAACGACCACCTGTACTGGTGTGAGCAGTGTGATGTGCAGTTCTCCTCCAGCAGCGAGCTGTACCTGCACTTCCAGGAGCACAGCTGTGACGAGCAGTACCTGTGCCAGTTCTGCGAGCACGAGACCAACGACCCCGAGGACCTGCACAGCCACGTGGTGAACGAGCACGCGTGCCGGCTCATCGAGCTGAGCGACAGCTACCACAGCAAGGAGCGGGGCCAGTACAGCCTCATCAACAAAATCACTTTTGACAAATGCAAAAACTTCTTTGTGTGCCAGGTGTGCGGCTTTAGGAGCAGGCTGCACACCAATGTCAACAGGCATGTAGCTATTGAGCACACCAAAATATTCCCTCATGTTTGTGATGACTGTGGGAAGGGGTTTTCAGGTATGTTGGAATATTGCAAGCACCTAAGCTCTCATTTATCTGAAGGGATTTATTTGTGTCAATACTGTGAATATTCAACAGGACAAATTgaggaccttaaaactcatttgGATTTCAGGCATTCAGCAGATTTGCCTCATAAATGTACTGATTGTTTAATGAGGTTTGGGAATGAAAAAGATCTTTTAAGTCATCTTCAGATACATGAGACGGTGTGA
- the ZNF639 gene encoding zinc finger protein 639 isoform X1 codes for MFLLYSSCRLFKMNEHPKKRKRKTLHPSRYSDSSGASRYIDNSGIFSDHCYSVCSMRQPDINRGRFHSPVQSLDTDDDGSPVHAGSSHWSGAHSNAGMHCTDPKKKDKGKDKGTNNGMCRDLCDSPIFSDSPTEEEKPLDIQTVEISTTEVNAVEVHDIETQTVSPEKLEAEDLEEIPLETCKIFEKNQALNITAQQKWPLLRANSSGLYKCELCEFNSKYFSDLKQHMILKHKTCTDTHVCKVCKESFSSKVQLIEHVKLHEEDPYICKYCGYKTVIFENLSQHIADTHFNDHLYWCEQCDVQFSSSSELYLHFQEHSCDEQYLCQFCEHETNDPEDLHSHVVNEHACRLIELSDSYHSKERGQYSLINKITFDKCKNFFVCQVCGFRSRLHTNVNRHVAIEHTKIFPHVCDDCGKGFSGMLEYCKHLSSHLSEGIYLCQYCEYSTGQIEDLKTHLDFRHSADLPHKCTDCLMRFGNEKDLLSHLQIHETV; via the exons ATGTTTTTACTGTACAGTTCATGTAGACTGTTCAAAATGAACGAACATcctaaaaagaggaaaaggaagactCTGCATCCTTCTCGTTACTCAG ATTCTTCAGGTGCAAGCAGATACATAGACAACAGTGGGATTTTTTCTGACCACTGCTATAGTGTCTGTTCCATGAGACAGCCTGATATAAACAGAG GTAGATTCCACAGTCCTGTGCAGAGCCTGGACACGGATGATGACGGCAGCCCGGTGCACGCTGGGAGCTCTCACTGGAGCGGGGCACACTCAAATGCTGGCATGCACTGCACAGACCCTAAAAAGAAGGATAAAGGTAAAG ATAAAGGTACTAACAATGGAATGTGCAGGGACTTATGTGACTCACCTATATTCAGTGACAGCCCCACAGAAGAAGAGAAACCTCTAGATATCCAAACTGTAGAAATTTCTACAACAGAAGTGAATGCTGTAGAAGTTCACGATATAGAAACACAGACTGTGTCACCTGAGAAGCTGGAAGCTGAGGACCTTGAGGAAATCCCTCTGGAGACCTGTAAAATCTTTGAGAAGAACCAGGCTTTGAATATCACAGCTCAACAGAAATGGCCCTTGCTGAGAGCGAACAGCAGCGGCCTGTACAAGTGTGAGCTCTGTGAGTTCAACAGCAAGTACTTCTCTGACCTGAAGCAGCACATGATCCTGAAGCATAAGACATGTACAGACACTCACGTCTGTAAAGTTTGTAAGGAAAGTTTCTCCAGCAAAGTGCAGCTCATTGAGCACGTAAAACTCCACGAGGAGGATCCGTACATCTGTAAATACTGCGGTTACAAAACGGTGATTTTTGAGAACCTGAGTCAGCACATAGCAGACACTCACTTCAACGACCACCTGTACTGGTGTGAGCAGTGTGATGTGCAGTTCTCCTCCAGCAGCGAGCTGTACCTGCACTTCCAGGAGCACAGCTGTGACGAGCAGTACCTGTGCCAGTTCTGCGAGCACGAGACCAACGACCCCGAGGACCTGCACAGCCACGTGGTGAACGAGCACGCGTGCCGGCTCATCGAGCTGAGCGACAGCTACCACAGCAAGGAGCGGGGCCAGTACAGCCTCATCAACAAAATCACTTTTGACAAATGCAAAAACTTCTTTGTGTGCCAGGTGTGCGGCTTTAGGAGCAGGCTGCACACCAATGTCAACAGGCATGTAGCTATTGAGCACACCAAAATATTCCCTCATGTTTGTGATGACTGTGGGAAGGGGTTTTCAGGTATGTTGGAATATTGCAAGCACCTAAGCTCTCATTTATCTGAAGGGATTTATTTGTGTCAATACTGTGAATATTCAACAGGACAAATTgaggaccttaaaactcatttgGATTTCAGGCATTCAGCAGATTTGCCTCATAAATGTACTGATTGTTTAATGAGGTTTGGGAATGAAAAAGATCTTTTAAGTCATCTTCAGATACATGAGACGGTGTGA